The Populus trichocarpa isolate Nisqually-1 chromosome 11, P.trichocarpa_v4.1, whole genome shotgun sequence genome has a segment encoding these proteins:
- the LOC7454988 gene encoding protein PAT1 homolog isoform X1, with protein MMMDGGGVEQTPKIGDNSTEDTVFDASQYAFFGKDLVEEVELGGLEDDEELPAVDLEEEEFFFDRQEGEVLRSVSDVDDLASTFSMLNKVVSGPSTGIIGDRGSRESSSAAEWAQGEEFPNWFDQQLLDPDGVQDGKRWSSQPYYSTARLAESKPLHRTSSYPEQQQQQQQQHQQPHHQHYSSEPILVPKSSYTSYPIQGGQSPQASPNHSHLNIPYLSGGHQMALSSPNLPPFSNSQPLLSSLHHGSPHYGGNLPQFSSGLSANSRPPSQWVNHTGLYPGEHPNRMNNMLQQPLSHQNGLMPPQLMPQLQSQQHRLHPSIQPSLGHLSGMQSQVFNPHISPSPPMMNNFDTMLALADRDQRPKAAQKVRAIMRYPQQGFDANGQKIDIGWPQFRSKHMTTDEIETILRMQLAATHSNDPYVDDYYHQACLSKKTAGAKLKHHFCPTHLRDLPPRARANSEPHAFLQVDALGRIPFSSIRRPRPLLEVEPPNSSVGGNAEQNSVEKPLEQEPMLAARVTIEDGLCLLLDVDDIDRFLEFNQFHDGGAQLMRHRRQVLLEGLAASMQLVDPLGKNGNTVGLAPKDDFVFLRLVSLPKGRKLLARYLQLLFTGSDLMRIVCMAIFRHLRFLFGGLPSDLGAAETTNNLSRVVSLCVRRMDLGSLSACLAAVVCSSEHPPLRPLGSSAGNGASLILMSVLERAAELSNDPHDATNYNVTDQALWKASFDEFFGLLIKHCINKYDSIMQSLSDSDPAEAIKRELPMELLRASVPHTNDYQKKLLYDLSQRSLVGQDGGNGGHINSQAVLS; from the exons GGTGAGGTTTTAAGATCCGTATCTGATGTTGATGATCTTGCAAGTACATTTTCAATG TTGAACAAGGTTGTGAGTGGACCAAGCACTGGGATAATTGGTGATAGGGGCTCTAGAGAAA GTTCATCTGCTGCTGAATGGGCACAGGGAGAGGAATTTCCTAACTGGTTTGATCAGCAGCTACTTGATCCAGATGGCGTTCAGGATGGCAAAAGATGGTCTTCACAGCCATATTACTCTACTGCTCGCCTTGCAGAATCAAAGCCTCTGCACAGAACCTCTTCATACCctgagcagcagcagcagcagcagcagcagcaccaacAACCACACCACCAACACTACTCTAGTGAACCTATTCTTGTGCCAAAATCTTCCTACACTTCATATCCTATCCAAGGTGGACAATCTCCACAGGCTTCACCAAACCACAGTCATCTAAATATTCCATATCTTTCTGGTGGCCACCAGATGGCGTTATCTTCACCGAATCTCCCTCCCTTCTCTAATTCTCAGCCTCTGCTAAGCAGCTTACATCATGGATCACCACATTATGGTGGGAATTTGCCTCAATTTAGTTCTGGTCTTTCTGCTAATAGCCGGCCACCAAGCCAATGGGTCAACCATACAGGCTTATATCCCGGAGAGCATCCCAATCGCATGAACAATATGTTGCAACAACCATTATCTCATCAAAATGGGCTAATGCCTCCACAGTTGATGCCACAACTGCAGTCACAACAGCATAGGCTGCACCCCTCAATTCAGCCATCATTGGGCCATCTATCAGGGATGCAGTCTCAAGTATTTAATCCCCATATCTCTCCATCCCCACCTATGATGAACAACTTTGACACAATGCTTGCTCTTGCTGATAGGGATCAAAGACCAAAAGCTGCTCAGAAAGTTAGAGCAATTATGCGATATCCTCAGCAAGGCTTTGATGCCAATGGTCAGAAGATTGATATTGGCTGGCCACAGTTCAGATCCAAGCATATGACCACTGATGAAATTGAAACTATTCTCAGAATGCAGCTGGCTGCAACACACAGTAATGACCCATACGTGGATGATTATTACCACCAGGCATGCCTTTCAAAAAAAACAGCTGGGGCAAAGCTCAAACATCATTTCTGTCCAACTCACTTGAGGGATCTTCCTCCCCGAGCACGTGCTAATAGTGAGCCACATGCTTTTCTCCAGGTAGATGCTCTTGGGAGAATTCCTTTCTCTTCAATTCGTAGGCCTCGCCCACTTCTAGAAGTTGAACCTCCAAATTCATCTGTTGGTGGCAATGCTGAGCAGAATTCTGTTGAGAAGCCCCTAGAACAGGAGCCAATGCTTGCAGCAAGAGTCACAATTGAAGATGGTCTCTGCCTTCTTCTTGATGTAGATGATATTGATCGTTTTTTAGAATTCAATCAATTCCATGATGGTGGAGCCCAGTTGATGAGACACAGGAGGCAGGTCTTGTTGGAAGGGCTGGCAGCATCTATGCAATTGGTCGACCCGCTTGGCAAGAATGGGAATACAGTTGGACTTGCTCCCAAGGATGATTTTGTGTTCTTGCGATTAGTATCTCTTCCCAAGGGACGGAAGCTTCTTGCAAGGTACCTTCAGCTTCTTTTTACAGGCAGCGATCTCATGCGGATTGTTTGTATGGCCATTTTTCGTCATTTAAGGTTTTTGTTTGGAGGTCTCCCTTCTGATCTCGGAGCTGCAGAAACCACAAATAACCTTTCAAGAGTTGTATCTTTATGTGTACGTCGCATGGATCTTGGTTCACTTAGTGCTTGTCTCGCTGCAGTGGTTTGCTCCTCAGAGCATCCCCCACTTCGCCCCCTTGGAAGCTCAGCTGGAAATGGGGCTTCCCTCATTTTGATGTCTGTTTTGGAGAGAGCAGCTGAACTATCAAATGATCCTCATGATGCTACCAACTATAATGTGACAGATCAGGCACTTTGGAAGGCCTCATTTGATGAGTTTTTTGGCCTCCTTATCAAGCATtgcataaataaatatgatagcATCATGCAGTCTCTATCAGATTCAGATCCAGCCGAAGCTATTAAGAGGGAACTACCTATGGAGCTCTTACGTGCAAGTGTTCCCCATACTAATGACTACCAGAAGAAGCTGTTGTATGATCTTTCTCAACGTTCCTTGGTTGGTCAGGATGGTGGTAATGGTGGCCACATCAATTCTCAAGCAGTGCTGAGTTAA
- the LOC7489048 gene encoding putative pumilio homolog 8, chloroplastic — protein MEKSSGFSDNIAPESSDAMSSSAAASCPVENLLLSVENLSLKEGSADTNNHHGLSTRNYLLHDNGGSLPRIRETRNNGFSQYHTGFENSMLLPPLLFSESVWGSNSLSNGGSFQGSILQPRARSLVPNFNFLSGSALDLGTGRAGSGLGGVDNSMVQNQEELKKVRIFLGLLQGDSIVNYCSDQHGSRTIQGLLRLRNPEITREIYNKVLALSSRGIAVVLELMLDQHGWHVFGELIDALNYQQLKLITYEITKNLDNFVSLTLDTHGSNSIRKVIRLLRRSPLVTLVMNNLRAAFFTIMTNRIGSYAVSECFNQLSAEDNRLLYEAAIECCLDLAIDHEGSLALIRVINTIQGLQRYRLLDILSTYVAFLSQDPKGNYVVQKVISLNNPLFTQKICHHLRGYYGTISLQKGGSHIAEKCLDTEWKSWVIEDFLSNTNTLLQVAKDEFGNYVIQKALKVTKKSGSPLYQKLLLRLQPHLSILQSGYGRNVFNLITGGRSVKKV, from the coding sequence atGGAGAAATCTTCTGGTTTTTCTGATAACATTGCTCCTGAAAGTTCAGACGCAATGTCTTCTTCTGCTGCGGCAAGTTGTCCTGTTGAAAACCTGTTGCTTTCTGTTGAGAATCTTTCGTTGAAAGAAGGGAGCGCTGATACAAATAACCATCACGGTTTGTCTACAAGAAACTATCTTTTGCATGATAACGGTGGTTCTTTACCAAGAATTCGAGAAACCAGGAATAATGGGTTCTCACAGTATCATACCGGGTTTGAGAATTCAATGCTGCTCCCACCACTGCTGTTTTCAGAATCTGTCTGGGGATCTAACAGTTTGAGCAATGGAGGGAGTTTTCAGGGTTCAATATTGCAACCTCGGGCAAGAAGTCTTGTTCCGAATTTCAATTTTCTGAGTGGTTCTGCCCTTGACTTGGGGACAGGCAGGGCTGGTTCGGGCCTGGGAGGCGTTGATAATAGTATGGTGCAGAATCAAGAAGAGCTCAAGAAAGTAAGGATTTTTCTTGGTTTGCTTCAAGGAGATAGCATTGTCAACTATTGTTCAGACCAACATGGTTCAAGAACAATTCAAGGTCTATTGAGGTTGAGGAACCCGGAGATTACACGTGAGATATATAATAAAGTTTTGGCCTTGTCATCAAGAGGAATCGCTGTTGTTTTGGAGCTGATGCTTGATCAACATGGATGGCATGTCTTTGGTGAACTAATTGATGCATTGAACTATCAACAGTTGAAATTGATTACATATGAGATAACCAAGAACTTGGACAACTTTGTTTCATTAACTCTCGACACACATGGTTCGAACTCGATAAGGAAGGTCATTAGACTACTCCGGAGATCGCCTTTGGTTACCTTAGTGATGAACAATCTGCGTGCTGCGTTTTTTACAATCATGACCAATCGGATAGGTTCATATGCTGTATCAGAGTGCTTTAACCAACTGAGTGCTGAAGATAATAGGTTATTATATGAAGCAGCCATTGAATGTTGTCTTGATTTAGCAATAGACCATGAAGGATCCCTAGCCTTAATCAGGGTCATCAACACCATCCAAGGTCTGCAAAGATATCGGCTCCTAGATATCTTGTCCACATATGTAGCCTTCCTCTCGCAGGACCCGAAAGGGAACTATGTGGTTCAGAAGGTCATATCACTCAATAACCCTTTATTCACCCAAAAAATATGCCATCATCTCAGAGGGTATTATGGAACCATCTCACTTCAGAAAGGAGGCAGTCATATCGCCGAGAAATGCTTGGATACAGAATGGAAGAGTTGGGTAATTGAGGATTTTCTGAGCAACACCAACACACTATTGCAAGTTGCTAAAGACGAATTTGGTAACTATGTGATCCAAAAAGCATTGAAAGTCACCAAGAAATCAGGCAGTCCACTCTACCAGAAACTTTTGTTGCGCCTGCAACCACATCTTAGCATTCTGCAGTCAGGATACGGAAGGAATGTCTTCAATTTGATCACTGGAGGAAGGTCAGTTAAGAAAGTGTAA
- the LOC7454988 gene encoding protein PAT1 homolog isoform X2: protein MMMDGGGVEQTPKIGDNSTDTVFDASQYAFFGKDLVEEVELGGLEDDEELPAVDLEEEEFFFDRQEGEVLRSVSDVDDLASTFSMLNKVVSGPSTGIIGDRGSRESSSAAEWAQGEEFPNWFDQQLLDPDGVQDGKRWSSQPYYSTARLAESKPLHRTSSYPEQQQQQQQQHQQPHHQHYSSEPILVPKSSYTSYPIQGGQSPQASPNHSHLNIPYLSGGHQMALSSPNLPPFSNSQPLLSSLHHGSPHYGGNLPQFSSGLSANSRPPSQWVNHTGLYPGEHPNRMNNMLQQPLSHQNGLMPPQLMPQLQSQQHRLHPSIQPSLGHLSGMQSQVFNPHISPSPPMMNNFDTMLALADRDQRPKAAQKVRAIMRYPQQGFDANGQKIDIGWPQFRSKHMTTDEIETILRMQLAATHSNDPYVDDYYHQACLSKKTAGAKLKHHFCPTHLRDLPPRARANSEPHAFLQVDALGRIPFSSIRRPRPLLEVEPPNSSVGGNAEQNSVEKPLEQEPMLAARVTIEDGLCLLLDVDDIDRFLEFNQFHDGGAQLMRHRRQVLLEGLAASMQLVDPLGKNGNTVGLAPKDDFVFLRLVSLPKGRKLLARYLQLLFTGSDLMRIVCMAIFRHLRFLFGGLPSDLGAAETTNNLSRVVSLCVRRMDLGSLSACLAAVVCSSEHPPLRPLGSSAGNGASLILMSVLERAAELSNDPHDATNYNVTDQALWKASFDEFFGLLIKHCINKYDSIMQSLSDSDPAEAIKRELPMELLRASVPHTNDYQKKLLYDLSQRSLVGQDGGNGGHINSQAVLS, encoded by the exons GGTGAGGTTTTAAGATCCGTATCTGATGTTGATGATCTTGCAAGTACATTTTCAATG TTGAACAAGGTTGTGAGTGGACCAAGCACTGGGATAATTGGTGATAGGGGCTCTAGAGAAA GTTCATCTGCTGCTGAATGGGCACAGGGAGAGGAATTTCCTAACTGGTTTGATCAGCAGCTACTTGATCCAGATGGCGTTCAGGATGGCAAAAGATGGTCTTCACAGCCATATTACTCTACTGCTCGCCTTGCAGAATCAAAGCCTCTGCACAGAACCTCTTCATACCctgagcagcagcagcagcagcagcagcagcaccaacAACCACACCACCAACACTACTCTAGTGAACCTATTCTTGTGCCAAAATCTTCCTACACTTCATATCCTATCCAAGGTGGACAATCTCCACAGGCTTCACCAAACCACAGTCATCTAAATATTCCATATCTTTCTGGTGGCCACCAGATGGCGTTATCTTCACCGAATCTCCCTCCCTTCTCTAATTCTCAGCCTCTGCTAAGCAGCTTACATCATGGATCACCACATTATGGTGGGAATTTGCCTCAATTTAGTTCTGGTCTTTCTGCTAATAGCCGGCCACCAAGCCAATGGGTCAACCATACAGGCTTATATCCCGGAGAGCATCCCAATCGCATGAACAATATGTTGCAACAACCATTATCTCATCAAAATGGGCTAATGCCTCCACAGTTGATGCCACAACTGCAGTCACAACAGCATAGGCTGCACCCCTCAATTCAGCCATCATTGGGCCATCTATCAGGGATGCAGTCTCAAGTATTTAATCCCCATATCTCTCCATCCCCACCTATGATGAACAACTTTGACACAATGCTTGCTCTTGCTGATAGGGATCAAAGACCAAAAGCTGCTCAGAAAGTTAGAGCAATTATGCGATATCCTCAGCAAGGCTTTGATGCCAATGGTCAGAAGATTGATATTGGCTGGCCACAGTTCAGATCCAAGCATATGACCACTGATGAAATTGAAACTATTCTCAGAATGCAGCTGGCTGCAACACACAGTAATGACCCATACGTGGATGATTATTACCACCAGGCATGCCTTTCAAAAAAAACAGCTGGGGCAAAGCTCAAACATCATTTCTGTCCAACTCACTTGAGGGATCTTCCTCCCCGAGCACGTGCTAATAGTGAGCCACATGCTTTTCTCCAGGTAGATGCTCTTGGGAGAATTCCTTTCTCTTCAATTCGTAGGCCTCGCCCACTTCTAGAAGTTGAACCTCCAAATTCATCTGTTGGTGGCAATGCTGAGCAGAATTCTGTTGAGAAGCCCCTAGAACAGGAGCCAATGCTTGCAGCAAGAGTCACAATTGAAGATGGTCTCTGCCTTCTTCTTGATGTAGATGATATTGATCGTTTTTTAGAATTCAATCAATTCCATGATGGTGGAGCCCAGTTGATGAGACACAGGAGGCAGGTCTTGTTGGAAGGGCTGGCAGCATCTATGCAATTGGTCGACCCGCTTGGCAAGAATGGGAATACAGTTGGACTTGCTCCCAAGGATGATTTTGTGTTCTTGCGATTAGTATCTCTTCCCAAGGGACGGAAGCTTCTTGCAAGGTACCTTCAGCTTCTTTTTACAGGCAGCGATCTCATGCGGATTGTTTGTATGGCCATTTTTCGTCATTTAAGGTTTTTGTTTGGAGGTCTCCCTTCTGATCTCGGAGCTGCAGAAACCACAAATAACCTTTCAAGAGTTGTATCTTTATGTGTACGTCGCATGGATCTTGGTTCACTTAGTGCTTGTCTCGCTGCAGTGGTTTGCTCCTCAGAGCATCCCCCACTTCGCCCCCTTGGAAGCTCAGCTGGAAATGGGGCTTCCCTCATTTTGATGTCTGTTTTGGAGAGAGCAGCTGAACTATCAAATGATCCTCATGATGCTACCAACTATAATGTGACAGATCAGGCACTTTGGAAGGCCTCATTTGATGAGTTTTTTGGCCTCCTTATCAAGCATtgcataaataaatatgatagcATCATGCAGTCTCTATCAGATTCAGATCCAGCCGAAGCTATTAAGAGGGAACTACCTATGGAGCTCTTACGTGCAAGTGTTCCCCATACTAATGACTACCAGAAGAAGCTGTTGTATGATCTTTCTCAACGTTCCTTGGTTGGTCAGGATGGTGGTAATGGTGGCCACATCAATTCTCAAGCAGTGCTGAGTTAA
- the LOC7454989 gene encoding xyloglucan O-acetyltransferase 3, with protein sequence MNRFFYTVGLIFLFSFFILYSPKTSDLSNNVDLHQQLLISLQKEEERCDLFSGYWVQDLRGSQYTNVSCSSIPESKNCFMQGRPDAGFSQWRWKPDGCELPRFDPGTFFEIVRGKTMAFIGDSVARNHVESLLCLLSSEEMPLGIYKDTEDRTRTWYFPHSNFTLMVIWTRFLVLDEERVINGSVTGVFDLHLDKMDKNWANKLPEIDYAILSDAHWFFRKNYLYEKGKNIGCIFCGEPGIKSLDIDSALQMVIKVVLNYINNCKKCRNILTVLRTFSPAHFADGAWDTGGSCNRTHPLGEKEIDLASLDWKIRSIQVEEIKRVRPVARRRKKFEVLDVTKAMLMRPDGHPNSYWGNKWMKGYNDCVHWCMPGPIDAWNDFLIALLRRHAFTDFTWS encoded by the exons ATGAATCGTTTCTTTTATACAGTAGGGTTAATATTCCTCTTCAGCTTCTTCATACTCTATTCTCCGAAGACATCCGACTTGTCAAATAACGTGGACCTTCATCAACAGCTATTGATTTCTCTACAGAAGG aaGAAGAACGATGTGACTTGTTTAGTGGATACTGGGTTCAAGACCTGAGAGGTTCTCAATATACAAATGTAAGCTGTTCATCTATCCCTGAATCGAAGAATTGTTTCATGCAAGGAAGGCCAGACGCAGGATTTTCGCAGTGGAGGTGGAAACCTGACGGGTGTGAGCTTCCAAGATTTGATCCCGGAACATTTTTTGAGATTGTCAGGGGAAAGACGATGGCGTTTATCGGAGACTCGGTCGCTCGAAACCATGTAGAATCACTTCTCTGCCTCTTGTCATCG GAAGAAATGCCACTGGGCATCTACAAGGATACTGAAGATCGTACGAGAACATGGTATTTTCCTCACAGTAATTTTACCCTAATGGTCATCTGGACAAGATTCCTAGTACTTGATGAGGAGAGGGTGATTAATGGTAGTGTTACAGGTGTTTTTGACCTGCATCTAGATAAGATGGACAAGAACTGGGCAAACAAACTCCCAGAAATAGACTACGCAATCCTATCGGATGCTCATTGGTTCTTCAGGAAGAACTACTTGTACGAGAAAGGCAAGAACATAGGATGCATATTCTGCGGTGAACCAGGCATCAAAAGCTTGGACATTGATTCCGCCCTCCAGATGGTAATCAAGGTTGTGCTCAATTATATCAACAACTGCAAAAAGTGCAGGAATATTTTGACTGTGTTAAGGACATTCTCACCTGCACATTTTGCGGATGGAGCATGGGACACAGGAGGGAGCTGCAATAGAACACATCCACTCGGTGAGAAAGAGATCGACTTGGCAAGTTTAGACTGGAAAATCAGAAGCATTCAagtagaagaaattaaaagagtaAGACCAGTagcaaggagaaggaaaaaatttgaagttttggATGTCACCAAGGCTATGCTGATGAGACCTGACGGGCACCCTAATTCCTACTGGGGTAACAAATGGATGAAAGGTTACAACGACTGTGTCCATTGGTGCATGCCAGGACCCATCGATGCATGGAATGATTTCTTGATAGCATTGCTTAGAAGACATGCATTTACCGATTTCACCTGGTCATGA
- the LOC7454988 gene encoding protein PAT1 homolog isoform X3: MMMDGGGVEQTPKIGDNSTEDTVFDASQYAFFGKDLVEEVELGGLEDDEELPAVDLEEEEFFFDRQEGEVLRSVSDVDDLASTFSMVVSGPSTGIIGDRGSRESSSAAEWAQGEEFPNWFDQQLLDPDGVQDGKRWSSQPYYSTARLAESKPLHRTSSYPEQQQQQQQQHQQPHHQHYSSEPILVPKSSYTSYPIQGGQSPQASPNHSHLNIPYLSGGHQMALSSPNLPPFSNSQPLLSSLHHGSPHYGGNLPQFSSGLSANSRPPSQWVNHTGLYPGEHPNRMNNMLQQPLSHQNGLMPPQLMPQLQSQQHRLHPSIQPSLGHLSGMQSQVFNPHISPSPPMMNNFDTMLALADRDQRPKAAQKVRAIMRYPQQGFDANGQKIDIGWPQFRSKHMTTDEIETILRMQLAATHSNDPYVDDYYHQACLSKKTAGAKLKHHFCPTHLRDLPPRARANSEPHAFLQVDALGRIPFSSIRRPRPLLEVEPPNSSVGGNAEQNSVEKPLEQEPMLAARVTIEDGLCLLLDVDDIDRFLEFNQFHDGGAQLMRHRRQVLLEGLAASMQLVDPLGKNGNTVGLAPKDDFVFLRLVSLPKGRKLLARYLQLLFTGSDLMRIVCMAIFRHLRFLFGGLPSDLGAAETTNNLSRVVSLCVRRMDLGSLSACLAAVVCSSEHPPLRPLGSSAGNGASLILMSVLERAAELSNDPHDATNYNVTDQALWKASFDEFFGLLIKHCINKYDSIMQSLSDSDPAEAIKRELPMELLRASVPHTNDYQKKLLYDLSQRSLVGQDGGNGGHINSQAVLS; encoded by the exons GGTGAGGTTTTAAGATCCGTATCTGATGTTGATGATCTTGCAAGTACATTTTCAATG GTTGTGAGTGGACCAAGCACTGGGATAATTGGTGATAGGGGCTCTAGAGAAA GTTCATCTGCTGCTGAATGGGCACAGGGAGAGGAATTTCCTAACTGGTTTGATCAGCAGCTACTTGATCCAGATGGCGTTCAGGATGGCAAAAGATGGTCTTCACAGCCATATTACTCTACTGCTCGCCTTGCAGAATCAAAGCCTCTGCACAGAACCTCTTCATACCctgagcagcagcagcagcagcagcagcagcaccaacAACCACACCACCAACACTACTCTAGTGAACCTATTCTTGTGCCAAAATCTTCCTACACTTCATATCCTATCCAAGGTGGACAATCTCCACAGGCTTCACCAAACCACAGTCATCTAAATATTCCATATCTTTCTGGTGGCCACCAGATGGCGTTATCTTCACCGAATCTCCCTCCCTTCTCTAATTCTCAGCCTCTGCTAAGCAGCTTACATCATGGATCACCACATTATGGTGGGAATTTGCCTCAATTTAGTTCTGGTCTTTCTGCTAATAGCCGGCCACCAAGCCAATGGGTCAACCATACAGGCTTATATCCCGGAGAGCATCCCAATCGCATGAACAATATGTTGCAACAACCATTATCTCATCAAAATGGGCTAATGCCTCCACAGTTGATGCCACAACTGCAGTCACAACAGCATAGGCTGCACCCCTCAATTCAGCCATCATTGGGCCATCTATCAGGGATGCAGTCTCAAGTATTTAATCCCCATATCTCTCCATCCCCACCTATGATGAACAACTTTGACACAATGCTTGCTCTTGCTGATAGGGATCAAAGACCAAAAGCTGCTCAGAAAGTTAGAGCAATTATGCGATATCCTCAGCAAGGCTTTGATGCCAATGGTCAGAAGATTGATATTGGCTGGCCACAGTTCAGATCCAAGCATATGACCACTGATGAAATTGAAACTATTCTCAGAATGCAGCTGGCTGCAACACACAGTAATGACCCATACGTGGATGATTATTACCACCAGGCATGCCTTTCAAAAAAAACAGCTGGGGCAAAGCTCAAACATCATTTCTGTCCAACTCACTTGAGGGATCTTCCTCCCCGAGCACGTGCTAATAGTGAGCCACATGCTTTTCTCCAGGTAGATGCTCTTGGGAGAATTCCTTTCTCTTCAATTCGTAGGCCTCGCCCACTTCTAGAAGTTGAACCTCCAAATTCATCTGTTGGTGGCAATGCTGAGCAGAATTCTGTTGAGAAGCCCCTAGAACAGGAGCCAATGCTTGCAGCAAGAGTCACAATTGAAGATGGTCTCTGCCTTCTTCTTGATGTAGATGATATTGATCGTTTTTTAGAATTCAATCAATTCCATGATGGTGGAGCCCAGTTGATGAGACACAGGAGGCAGGTCTTGTTGGAAGGGCTGGCAGCATCTATGCAATTGGTCGACCCGCTTGGCAAGAATGGGAATACAGTTGGACTTGCTCCCAAGGATGATTTTGTGTTCTTGCGATTAGTATCTCTTCCCAAGGGACGGAAGCTTCTTGCAAGGTACCTTCAGCTTCTTTTTACAGGCAGCGATCTCATGCGGATTGTTTGTATGGCCATTTTTCGTCATTTAAGGTTTTTGTTTGGAGGTCTCCCTTCTGATCTCGGAGCTGCAGAAACCACAAATAACCTTTCAAGAGTTGTATCTTTATGTGTACGTCGCATGGATCTTGGTTCACTTAGTGCTTGTCTCGCTGCAGTGGTTTGCTCCTCAGAGCATCCCCCACTTCGCCCCCTTGGAAGCTCAGCTGGAAATGGGGCTTCCCTCATTTTGATGTCTGTTTTGGAGAGAGCAGCTGAACTATCAAATGATCCTCATGATGCTACCAACTATAATGTGACAGATCAGGCACTTTGGAAGGCCTCATTTGATGAGTTTTTTGGCCTCCTTATCAAGCATtgcataaataaatatgatagcATCATGCAGTCTCTATCAGATTCAGATCCAGCCGAAGCTATTAAGAGGGAACTACCTATGGAGCTCTTACGTGCAAGTGTTCCCCATACTAATGACTACCAGAAGAAGCTGTTGTATGATCTTTCTCAACGTTCCTTGGTTGGTCAGGATGGTGGTAATGGTGGCCACATCAATTCTCAAGCAGTGCTGAGTTAA